One segment of Alnus glutinosa chromosome 2, dhAlnGlut1.1, whole genome shotgun sequence DNA contains the following:
- the LOC133859262 gene encoding caffeoylshikimate esterase encodes MALNLKPTNAKLYRGHLLDEFGGRVWLQWRKERRREVMAPVVRSFPGVDEELQRILEANMDEVPARRRARESFKEIQLGIDHILFKTPCDGLKMKESYEKNSRGLEIFSKSWLPDTSRPKAMVCYCHGYGDTCTFFFEGIARKLASSGYGVFAMDYPGLGLSEGLHCYIPSFDRLVDDVIEHYSKVKENPEFHTLPSFLFGQSLGGAVALKVHLKQPNAWDGAILVAPMCKIADNMVPPWLLKQILIGMANFLPKQKLVPQKDLAEAAFRDLKKRELTAYNVIAYKDKPRLRTAMEMLKTTQEIERRLEEVSLPLLILHGEADIVTDPSVSKALYEKASNSDKKLNLYKDAYHSLLDGEPDEMIILVFNDIISWLDEHSITNTSS; translated from the exons ATGGCTTTGAATTTGAAACCCACAAACGCAAAGCTCTACAGGGGCCACCTTCTGGACG AATTTGGGGGTAGGGTTTGGCTTCAGTGGAGGAAGGAAAGGAGGAGAGAGGTGATGGCACCGGTTGTGAGGAGCTTCCCTGGGGTTGACGAGGAGTTGCAGAGGATTTTGGAGGCTAATATGGACGAAGTGCCCGCCAGAAGGCGCGCACGCGAGTCTTTCAAGGAAATTCAGCTCGGGATTGACCACATACTGTTCAAG ACGCCTTGTGATGGACTTAAAATGAAGGAG TCGTATGAAAAGAACTCTAGAGGAttggaaattttttcaaaaagttggCTTCCGGACACCTCTCGCCCGAAAGCAATGGTGTGCTATTGTCATGGTTATGGAGATACTTGCACATTTTTCTTTGAAG GAATTGCAAGAAAGTTGGCATCATCTGGATATGGAGTTTTTGCAATGGATTACCCAGGACTTGGTCTTTCAGAAGGTCTCCACTGCTATATTCCCAGCTTTGACAGGCTTGTTGATGATGTCATTGAGCACTACTCAAAAGTCAAAG AGAACCCTGAGTTCCATACTCTCCCGAGCTTCCTCTTTGGTCAATCTCTGGGTGGAGCTGTAGCTCTGAAGGTGCACCTAAAACAACCTAATGCATGGGATGGTGCCATTCTTGTTGCGCCTATGTGCAAA atTGCAGATAACATGGTCCCACCGTGGCTGCTTAAGCAAATCCTGATTGGTATGGCTAATTTTCTTCCAAAGCAGAAGTTAGTTCCACAAAAGGATTTGGCTGAGGCTGCATTTAGAGACCTGAAAAAGAGAGAGCTG ACAGCTTATAACGTTATTGCTTACAAGGATAAACCACGCTTACGGACTGCAATGGAGATGCTCAAAACCACTCAAGAGATAGAACGTCGATTGGAAGAG GTCTCTCTGCCCTTACTGATCTTGCATGGAGAGGCTGATATTGTAACTGATCCATCTGTGAGCAAGGCCTTGTATGAGAAAGCAAGCAATTCAGACAAGAAGCTTAACCTTTATAAGGATGCCTATCATTCACTTCTTGATGGTGAGCCAGATGAAATGATAATTCTAGTGTTTAATGATATAATTTCTTGGCTTGATGAGCACAGTATAACAAATACTTCCAGCTGA
- the LOC133859266 gene encoding protein ABA DEFICIENT 4, chloroplastic isoform X1, producing MGFSSRLCHSPISLKIDLLGQSIGPWRDVRTGFSLRSNGSELCGQRVARVGVDLHCEWSFIGGSRVIFKPKLARCVLYQKSSGVYASWLSSSQLASSVFSLGTVAVLPFYTLMVLAPKAELTKKSVESNIPYIVLGLLYAYLLYLSWTPETISMIFASKYLLPELPSIAKMFSSEMTLASAWIHLLVVDLFAARQVYNDGQENQIETRHSVSFCLLFCPIGILTHVITKAVSKSSRTS from the exons ATGGGATTCTCTTCTCGCCTTTGCCACTCGCCAATCTCACTCAAG attgaCCTCTTGGGCCAGTCTATAGGACCTTGGCGGGATGTCAGAACGGGGTTTTCTCTACGAAGTAATGGCTCTGAACTTTGTGGCCAACGGGTTGCAAGAGTGGGAGTCGACTTACACTGTGAATGGAGTTTCATAGGAGGATCAAGAGTTATTTTTAAACCAAAACTTGCAAGATGTGTTCTTTATCAAAAAAGCTCTGGAGTATACGCTTCAT GGTTGTCAAGTTCTCAACTTGCTAGCAgtgttttttctttgggaacAGTAGCTGTTCTCCCATTTTATACCCTCATGGTTCTGGCTCCTAAAGCTGAGCTG ACTAAAAAATCTGTGGAAAGCAATATACCCTACATTGTTCTTGGACTTCTATATGCATATCTATTATACCTCTCTTGGACGCCTGAAACAATCAGCATGATTTTTGCAAGTAAATACTTGCTGCCAGAG CTGCCTAGCATCGCAAAGATGTTCTCAAGTGAGATGACTTTAGCTTCTGCATGGATTCACTTGTTGGTTGTAGATCTCTTTGCTgcaag GCAGGTTTATAATGATGGACAGGAAAACCAAATTGAGACGCGGCATTCAGTTTCTTTTTGCCTGCTTTTTTGTCCCATTGGAATCCTTACTCATGTCATCACCAAAGCAGTGAGCAAAAGTTCCAGAACTTCCTGA
- the LOC133859266 gene encoding protein ABA DEFICIENT 4, chloroplastic isoform X2 — protein sequence MGFSSRLCHSPISLKIDLLGQSIGPWRDVRTGFSLRSNGSELCGQRVARVGVDLHCEWSFIGGSRVIFKPKLARCVLYQKSSGVYASWLSSSQLASSVFSLGTVAVLPFYTLMVLAPKAELLPSIAKMFSSEMTLASAWIHLLVVDLFAARQVYNDGQENQIETRHSVSFCLLFCPIGILTHVITKAVSKSSRTS from the exons ATGGGATTCTCTTCTCGCCTTTGCCACTCGCCAATCTCACTCAAG attgaCCTCTTGGGCCAGTCTATAGGACCTTGGCGGGATGTCAGAACGGGGTTTTCTCTACGAAGTAATGGCTCTGAACTTTGTGGCCAACGGGTTGCAAGAGTGGGAGTCGACTTACACTGTGAATGGAGTTTCATAGGAGGATCAAGAGTTATTTTTAAACCAAAACTTGCAAGATGTGTTCTTTATCAAAAAAGCTCTGGAGTATACGCTTCAT GGTTGTCAAGTTCTCAACTTGCTAGCAgtgttttttctttgggaacAGTAGCTGTTCTCCCATTTTATACCCTCATGGTTCTGGCTCCTAAAGCTGAGCTG CTGCCTAGCATCGCAAAGATGTTCTCAAGTGAGATGACTTTAGCTTCTGCATGGATTCACTTGTTGGTTGTAGATCTCTTTGCTgcaag GCAGGTTTATAATGATGGACAGGAAAACCAAATTGAGACGCGGCATTCAGTTTCTTTTTGCCTGCTTTTTTGTCCCATTGGAATCCTTACTCATGTCATCACCAAAGCAGTGAGCAAAAGTTCCAGAACTTCCTGA
- the LOC133859264 gene encoding uncharacterized protein LOC133859264 — protein sequence MFELKVSNLAEIRKPFHVSPCLKVFHDCRLPLPSPRNWVSFVCKHRHSNSFSKQEQTQKWDGLKLIRGVKLLKDLSTWGIGGPCNYFVQVHNQTQLVSAVRYCHEHCIRFIVIGKGSNCLFDDMGFDGCVILNRIEFLETNEPGIYRVGSGFRFNKLGMQCSNEGFTGVEFAGGIPGTVGGAAYMNAGANGQETADVVDSIDIVKTDGRFQTLSRIDLNFGYRSSSFQYMEDLAAIVAVTFRLHPSGSSKKRLQEYLKRRRVSQPMGERSAGSVFQNPCHLGVAAAELIEKAGLKGFRVGGAMVSNIHANFFINSGGSTSQDMLDLIATVKEKVDHKFGIQLKEEILYVDPYCDDLSPNHVYLIKGNNKNSAFINI from the exons ATGTTTGAGCTCAAAGTCTCGAACTTGGCCGAAATTCGAAAACCCTTCCATGTCAGTCCCTGTCTTAAGGTCTTTCACGATTGTCGTCTGCCGCTTCCTTCTCCAAGGAACTGGGTCTCCTTTGTGTGCAAACACAGGCACAGCAACAGCTTCAGCAAACAAGAGCAAACCCAGAAGTGGGATGGGTTGAAGCTCATTCGTGGCGTGAAGCTCTTGAAGGATCTAAGTACTTGGGGCATTGGCGGCCCTTGCAATTATTTCGTCCAAGTTCACAATCAAACCCAACTTGTTTCTGCTGTCAG ATACTGTCATGAGCATTGCATACGATTCATTGTTATTGGTAAAGGCTCAAATTGTCTCTTTGACGACATGGGTTTTGATGGCTGTGTTATTCTGAACCGAATTGAGTTCTTGGAGACGAATGAACCCGGTATTTACAGAGTTGGAAGCGGCTTTCGATTTAATAAATTGGGCATGCAGTGTTCGAATGAAGGATTCACAGGCGTTGAATTTGCTGGAGGAATTCCTGGGACTGTTGGGGGAGCTGCTTATATGAATGCTGGAGCAAATGGGCAG GAGACTGCTGATGTTGTTGATAGCATTGATATTGTAAAAACTGATGGAAGGTTTCAGACGCTTAGCAGAATCGATCTTAACTTTGGCTACCGGTCATCCTCATTTCAATATATGGAAGACTTGGCAGCCATTGTTGCAGTCACATTCCGCCTGCACCCCTCAGGATCATCAAAGAAAAGGCTACAAGAGTATCTTAAAAG GAGGAGAGTATCTCAACCGATGGGGGAAAGAAGTGCAGGGTCAGTGTTCCAAAATCCATGCCATTTGGGAGTTGCAGCCGCTGAGTTGATTGAGAAAGCTGGATTAAAAGGTTTTAGAGTGGGAGGAGCTATGGTGTCCAACATCCATGCCAACTTCTTCATAAATTCTGGTGGCTCAACTTCCCAAGACATGCTTGACCTCATTGCTACCGTCAAGGAGAAGGTTGATCACAAGTTTGGGATACAACTCAAGGAAGAAATACTATATGTAGATCCATATTGTGATGATTTGAGTCCAAATCATGTATATTTGATAAAAGGAAACAATAAAAACTCAGCATTCATTAATATCTGA